One Streptomyces dangxiongensis genomic window, AGCGATGGTCGTCTGCGGCATGTAGGCACACCCCAATGTCGTATGGCGGTTGGTTGCTTCCCTCCACAGAAGCCTGGCGGCCCGCGATGGAGGCCCGGACGCGAGTCGCTCGAACCCCGCTCAGGCGAGGTCGTCGCGGGTCACCACGCGTGAGGCGACCCGGAGTTCGCCGACGACGCGGACCAGCACGTCGTCACAGACACAGACGCGGTGCACCTGCGACTCGCCGCCGGCCGGGGACGTGTACACGATGGCGTACGAACGCACGCGGACCGTGTCGTCCGGCTGCTCCGAGACGTCGAACATGCCGATGAAGTGGCGGTGCCGCGTGCCGCTCGCCGCCAGTTGGGCCGCGGTGCGTCCGGTGGCCGCGGCCAGGGCGGGCCGCCCGACCACCGGCTCGGGCAGCGTGGGCACCTCGAAGGTGGCGTCCTCGGTGAAGGTGGCGGCCCACCGCTCGCACTCGCCGAAGTCCAGCAACTGCATCTGGTGGGCGTAGAACTGCTGCACCTGCGCGTACAGGGCGCCGAACGCTTCCGCGTCCCGCGGCCGGACGGCGGCTCGGGCGGTTGTCGACTGCGTGGTCATGGACTTCTCCGTTCCCTCGTGTCCCGCGTTCTCCGCCACGGTCCGGGACCCGGGTCGAGCGGGCTTCGAGGACACCTCGAAGACCGCGTCTCAAGTGATGTTCGTGCGGCCTTCGAGCTGACCGGGACACGGTCGAAGCCACCATCGCCGCTCGGGAGGCAGACGAATGACGACAGTGACGAACCCGGTAGCCCTGGTCACCGGGGGCACGAGTGGCATCGGCCTGGCCGTGGCCCGGGACCTGGGGCGCCGGGGGAACCGTGTCTTCCTCTGCGCCCGCGACGGGGACAAGGTCGAGCGGACCGTCAAGGAACTGCGCGAGGAGGGCCTGGAGGTGGCGGGCGCACAGGCCGACGTGCGCTCCGCCGACTCCGTCGCGCTCCTGGTCCGCTCCGTGATCGACACCTTCGGCCCGGTCAACGTCCTGGTCAACAACGCGGGGCGCAGCGGGGGCGGCCCGACGGCCGGTATCACGGACGAGCTCTGGTACGACGTCATCGACACCAACCTCAACAGCGTCTTCCTGGTGACCCGCGCCGCGCTCACCACCGGCGGCCTGGCGGACGCCGGTTACGGCAGGATCATCAACATCGCCTCGACCGCCGGGAAGCAGGGCGTACTGCTGGGAGCCCCCTACTCCGCGTCGAAGCACGGTGTCGTTGGCTTCACCAAGGCGCTGGGCAAGGAACTGGCCCCGGCCGGCATCACCGTCAACGCCGTGTGTCCCGGCTATGTGGAGACCCCCATGGCCGAACGGGTCCGCCAGGGCTACGCGGCCGCCTGGGGCACCACGCAGGACGACGTACGGCAACGGTTCGAGGCGAAGATCCCGCTCGGGCGCTACTCGACTCCCGAGGAGGTGGCGGGCCTCATCGGCTACCTGACCACCGAACATGCCGCCTCCATCACGGCACAGGCGCTCAATGTCTGTGGCGGTCTGGGCAACTTCTGATCCGAAAGGGGCTTTTGGATGTCTGCCGAGCGAGTGCACCACGCCAGGCACGAGATCAACGTGGCCGCGCCGGCGAGCGTGGTCTACGGGATCGTCTCCGACGCGGTCACCTGGCCGCTGTACTTCCCGCCGAACGTTCACGTAGAGCAGCTGGAGTCCGACGGGCAGCGGGAACGGCTGCGCATGTGGGCCACGGCCAACGGCCGGACCACGTCATGGACCTCACGCCGGGAGCTCGACCCCGAGGCACGGCGGATCGAGTTCCGGCAGGAGCAGTCGGCGGCACCGGTGAAGTCCATGGGCGGGACCTGGATCGTCGAGCCGCGCGGCGCCGCGGCGTCGCGACTGGTCCTGCTGCACGACTTCACCGTGGCGGGCGATTCGGCGGACGACGTGGCGTGGGTGGAGCGTGCGACCGACACCAACAGCCGTGCCGAGCTGGGCAGTCTGAAGAAGCTCGCCGAGCGCTGGACGCGTCTGGGCGACCTCGCGCTGTCCTTCGAGGACTCCGTCCGGGTCGACGGACCGGCCGAGCCGGTCTACGAGTTCCTCTACCGGGTGCGCGACTGGCCGGACCTCGTGCCGCACGTGTCCCGGCTGGACGTGGTGGAGGACGAATCCGGGGTCCAGGTGATGTCGATGGACACCCGCACCGCGGACGGCTCCACACACACCACCGAATCGGTGCGCGTCTGCTTCCCGCATGCAGGGCGCATCGTCTACAAGCAGACGGTGACGCCCGCGCTGATGTCGGCCCACATCGGCGAGTGGCAGGTCGTCCCCGACGTGTCGGGCGTGACGGTCACCTCGCATCACGGTGTGGTCCTGCGCGAGGAGAACATCCCTCGGGTGCTCGGCGAGGGCGCCGGCGTCGCCGAGGCGCGCTCGTACGTGCGCGAGGCGCTCGGCCGCAACAGCACCGCGACTCTCAACCTCGCGAAGGAATATGCCGAGAAATACACAGAGGGCGCGACCAGGAGTGAAATTTCCCAAATAAAGCTCAACTAAGGATTCCGAAGAAGTCTGGCCGATTTCAGCGGCAGCAACGCCCGAGCTGACGGCGAACCCGAGTATCGAGGGCGTGAGTGGAGTATCGTCACACCGTGATGAGTTCTTGACTCATCTTTTTGACTCGGCGCCACAGCGCGGAGAGACGGGGAGAATTCATGGAGATCCAGCTTCTGGGTCCCTTCGGGGCGACCATACGAGGTGAATCCATCGTTCCCACGGCTGGGAAGCCGCGGCAGATCCTTGCCCTTCTGGCACTGCACCCGGGCAGGATACTACCGGTGTCCACCCTCATGGACGAGCTGTGGGGTACGGAACCGCCTGCGAGCGCACTGACCACGCTCCAGACGTACATACTCCAGCTCCGCCGCCGCCTGGGCACCGCCCTGGGGCCGGACGCGTTGAGCACGGCGAAGGACGTGCTCGCCACCCGGCACGGCGGTTATGTCCTCCAGATGGAGCCGGCGTGCACCGATGTGCGCCAGTACGAGCGCCTGGTGGCCTCCGCGCAGAGCGCTTTCGAGCAGAACCGGGACGAGGAGGCTTCCGCGACCTTCTCCAAGGCACTGTCCCTGTGGGAAGGCCCGGCGCTCGTCGACGTACCCGTCGGGCCGGTCCTGGAGATCGAGGTCATGCGACTGGAGGAGTCCCGCCTGGTCGCCACGGAGCGCCGGATCGACGCCGATCTACGGCTGGGCAAGCACTCCCGGCTGATCGCCGAGCTGTTCGACCTGATCTCCCGTCATCCGCAACACGAGGGCCTGCACTCCCAGGTGATGGTCGCCCTCTACCGCTCCGGCCGCCAGGCGTCCGCCCTGAGCGTCTACCGCGATCTGCGCACCCGGCTGATCGAGGAACTGGGCGTGGAACCCTCACCACAGCTGCAACGGCTCCACCAGGCCATCCTCACCGTCGACAGCCGCCTCGATCTCCTCACCGATGAACGCCGAGGCTCCACGTTCGACTTGTACGCGGCCTGACCACCCTTCCGGTCCCGGCTCTGCCGTCCTCAAGGGAACGGCGGAGCCGGCCGGATGCAGGGACCCTCGGAGGTCCGAGGTGGCGACTCGCTCGATGCGCACACCGGTCGTCGGAGAACCACCACCGAGCGCAGGACGTCGCCCGTGCGCATGCGGGCGACGGCGTCACCACCTCGTCCAGGGGGATGGTCTCGCTGACGAAGACATCGAGGCCCAGACGGCCCTCACACAGAGGTCGATGAGCATGAGGAAGTCACGCGAGGCAGCTCTGCCGCAGGGCTCCGGCGACAACAGGTCGCGGCAAAGCGCTCTTCACCCCCGCACCGTCTGCGTTTAAGCCGCAGGTGAAGACGCGTAGCGGAAGCCTACGAAGTGCTCCATGCGGAGCAATGCTCATGACTTGTGGATCAGCCCCCGGGCGGCGCGTGAAGGGCGTACCTTCCCGAGGGATCGATTGATGGTCATCGAGTAGGCCCGTGTTCGCAGCACGGGTCGGGAAGGCATGCCCGTGCTCAGCGTAGTCAACGAAGACGGCACCACCGCAACCGGTTCGCTGATCGACGAGATCGTGCGGGAAGGCGCCCGCCGGATGCTCGCCGCCGCTCTGGCGATGGTGTTCAAGCTGGCCGAAGCCGCCCAGGCCCGCTGGCGGGCGGTCACCGCACCCCACCTCGTCGCCCTCGTCCGGTCCGGCGCCCGCTTCGAAAACGGCCACCTCACCGAACGACCCGAAGCCGCCTGAACCTCGACTCACCCACCAGTATTGAAAATTACCCCGACCTGTCGCCGTATAGTCCAAGGCCCAAAGAAAAGACCTAACGCGCTACCCGACGGATTGAGCCCGACAAGTCGATTGACCCGCGCCATCTGGCCCCAGGACGACCACCTCACACTCCGTCAGAAACAGCGTCGAACGAGCGTCAAGACATTTCCCAAATCCGTCTCTGACGGAGTTGAGCAGAGCGTTCTGGACTCACACTCGCGCTGCTAAACCGCAGGTGAACCACGTGGCGGCTACCTAAAACAGGCTCCACGCGGTGAACTTCGGGAAACAGGTCGGGCACCACCGACCACATCTGGAAAACACAAGAAAGCCGCAGGTCAGACGCCCTTTGTCGCGGGCTCCAAAATCGCCACGCACTCCACGTGCGACGTCATCGGAAACAGATCGAACGCCCGGAGCGTCCGCACCCGGTATCCGCCCTCGCGGAAGTAGCCCAGGTCACGGGCGAGCGCGGCGGGGTCGCAGGCGACGTAGGCGATGCGGCGGGCGCCCAGGGTGGCGAGGTGGGCGACCGTGTTGCGGCCGGCGCCGGCGCGGGGCGGGTCCAGGACGATGAGGTCGGCCTCGGTGATGCCGGTGCGGGGCAGGACCGACTCGACCTTGCCCTGCTCGATGCGGACCCGGGGGAAGCCGGCCAGGTTGTGGCGCGCGTCCTCCACCGCCCGCTTGCCGGACTCGATGCCGAGGACCGCGCCCTTCTCGCCGAGGCGGTCGGCGAGGGCGCCGGCGAACAGGCCCACGCCGCAGTACAGGTCCAGGGCCATCTCGCCCTTGCGCGGCATCAGGCCCTGCATGACGGCCGTGACCAGGGTGTCGGCAGCCTTCGGGTGGACCTGCCAGAAGCCGCCGCTGCCGACGCGGTAGGTGTGGTCGTCGGCGCGCTCGCGCACGAACGCACGGCCGTGGACGCGGTGGATGCCGCCGTCGTTCTCCTCGACGCGCATGACGGAGACGGGCTTGTCCAGCTCGACGAGCGGCAGCCGGGCCCCGGGCCGCGGCTCCAGGATCACCATGCGGTCCTGGGACCCCGTCGCGGCGATCGCCTCCACGGAGGCCATGCCGGACCAGTCCCGCTCCTCGATGCCGAGTTCGCTGACGCCGGCCGCCGCGATCATGCAGTGGTCGATCGGTTCGACCTCGTGCGAGCGGTGGCGGCGCAGTCCGGCGTTGCCGTCGGCGTCCACCGCGTACTGCACGCGCGTCCGCCACTGCGGCACCTGACCCGCCGGGAGCTTGTCGCCCTCGGCCGGGAGGACCGTGCCGTCCCAGCCCGCCTCCTCGGGAGTGAGGCCGGCGAGCCGCTGGAGCTGTTCGGCGATCACGTCGGCCTTGAGGCGGCGCTGGGCGCCCGGCTTGGCGTGCTGCCAGTCGCAGCCGCCGCAGCGGCCGGGCCCGGCGAAGGGACAGGGGGCCTCGATGCGGTCCTTGGACGCCTCGACGATGCGCACCGCGTCGGCGCGGAGGAAGCGGGCGCCCTGCTCGCCCTCCGTCACCCGGGCCACGACCCGCTCGCCGGGCAGCGTGTGCCGGACGAACAGCACCTGTCCCTCGGACGTACGGGCGATGCAGTGGCCGCCGTGGGCGACGGGGCCGATCTCGACCTCGTACTCCTCACCCACCAGGGACGTGCTCGGTTCTGCCTGCATGGTGGGGTGACTCCAGATCGGGAAGCGGAAATGCGGCGCGGGGGCGGCCGCACACCGGTGTGCCGGACAACAGCCCACCAGTCTACGGCCTCCCCGCCCGGCCTCAGTCCTTGCCCGACGGCTCCTTGGCCCGCATGACGGCCGGCCCGCGCCGGACCGCGCCCGGCGCGTTCCACTCCTGCCGCTTGCGGGCGCGGGTCCGGGCGGCTTCGGAGGAGGCCAACTGGTAGGGGACGGAGGTGACCATCACGCCGGCCGTGAACAGCAGGCGGCCCTTCAGGCGCAGGGCGCTCTGGTTGTGCAGCAGGTGTTCGTACCAGTGGCCGACCACGTACTCGGGGATGATCACGGAGACCGCGTCGCGCGGGGACTCCTTGCGCAGGCTCTTGACGTACTCGATCACCGGGCGGGTGACCTCGCGGTACGGCGAGTCCAGGACCTTCAGCGGTACGTCGATCCCACGCCGCTCCCACTCCTCGCGCAGCGCCTTGGTCTCGGCCGGGTCCACGTTGACGGTGAGCGCCTCCAGGGTGTCGGAGCGCATCAGCTTCGCGTAGGCCAGGGCACGGAGCGTGGGGCGGTGGATCTTGGAGATCAGGACGACCGAGTGGACGCGGGAGGGGCGCACCATGTCGTCGCTCGGGCCCTCGGGGGCGGCGATCTCCTCGGCGACCCGGTCGTAGTGCTTCCGGATCGCGGTCATCGTCGCGTAGAAGATGCACATGCCGAGCAGGGCCACCCAGGCGCCGTGGGTGAACTTGGTGACCAGGACAACGACGAGCACCAGGCCGGTGAAGAACGCGCCGAACGTGTTGATCGCGCGGGAGCGGATCATGTGGCTGCGCTTGGCCGGGTCCTTCTCGACCGCGAGGTGGCGGTTCCAGTGGCGGACCATGCCGGTCTGGCTGAGCGTGAAGGACACGAACACGCCGACGATGTAGAGCTGGATCAGGCGGGTTGAGTCGGCGCCGTAGATGAACACCAGCAGCATCGCCGCTCCGGAGAGCAGCACGATGCCGTTGGAGAAGGCGAGGCGGTCGCCGCGGGTGTGGAGCTGGCGCGGCAGGTAGCGGTCCTGGGCGAGGATCGAGCCGAGCAGCGGGAAGCCGTTGTAGGCCGTGTTGGCGGCCAGGAACAGCACCAGCGCGGTGGCGGCGGCCAGGACGACGAACAGGAAGCTGCCCTTGCCGAAGACCGCCTCGGCGACCTGGGAGATCACCGGGTTCTGCACGTAGTCCCCGCCGAGCGGGACACCGTGGTGCAGCAGGTCGGTCGCGGGGTTCTCGGCCATGCGGACCTTGGTGGTCATGGCGAGCGCGATGATGCCGCAGAACATGGTGACGGCCAGCAGGCCCATCATCGCGAGCGTGGTGGCGGCGTTCTTCGACTTGGGCTTGCGGAAGGCGGGGACGCCGTTGGAGATCGCCTCGACGCCGGTGAGGGCCGCACAGCCGGAGGAGAAGGCGCGCAGCAGCAGGAAGACGAGGGCGAAGCCGGCGAGTCCCTGGTGCTCGGCCCTGATGTGGTAGTCGGCGGTCGGGGCGCGCATGGTGTCGCCCAGGAACAGGCCGCGGAAGGCGCCCCAGGCGATCATGACGAACACGCCGCCGACGAAGACGTACGTCGGGATCGCGAAGAGCTTGCCCGACTCCTTCACGCCGCGCAGGTTCATCAGCGTCAGCAGGATGATCACGGCGGCGGCGCAGAGCACCTTGTGCTGGACCACGTAGGGGATCGCGGAGCCGAGGTTCTCGATGCCGGAGGCGATGGAGACGGCGACGGTCAGCACGTAGTCGACGAGCAGGGCGCTGGCCACGGTCAGGCCGGCCTTGGGGCCGAGGTTGGTGGTGGCGACCTCGTAGTCGCCGCCGCCGCTCGGGTAGGCGTGCACGTTCTGCCGGTATGAGGCGACCACGGTGAACATCAGCACCACGACCGCGACGGCGATCCAGGGGCTGAAGTGGTACGCCGACACGCCCGCGATGGACAGGACCAGCAGGACCTCCCCCGGCGCGTAGGCGACGGAGGACAGCGGGTCGGAGGCGAAGACGGGGAGTGCGATGCGCTTCGGCAGGAGCGTCTCGCCCAGCCGGTCACTGCGCAGTGCGCGCCCGATCAGGATCCGTTTGGGCACGTCGGTCAGTTTGGACACGAGAGAGGATCGTAAGCCTTCGAACTGGCACCCGCCCACCCGGCATGCTCGATCTGCCTCACGAGTGAAATCGGGGGCGCACGGAACTGCGGATTCCGTGGTCAGGGTGCCCTCCGCGTCTGGATGGCAAACCCCGCCTGTCATCGCGCTCCGGAGGTGCCATGCCCGCGACCGCGGAGCTGATCGGGGCGGCGCTCGCCGTCGCCGGCCTCGGAATCCTGACCCTGTGCAGCGTGCGCAGCATCACTCGGCGGCGGATGCTCCCGGTCCCGGCACAGGGGTGCCGTCCGGGCGGCGCCCGTGTGTAGCTTTGGGCGTCGGTCTGAGACCCTGATGCTCAGCAGTAACTTTTGGACACCGGAAGGACGGTCGTGCACATCGTCATCATGGGTTGCGGAAGAGTGGGTTCCGCTCTTGCCCAGACCCTGGAGCAACAGGGACACACGGTCGCCGTGATCGACCAGGATCCCACCGCCTTCCGCCGGCTGGGCCCGGGATTCGGGGGCCGCCGGGTCACCGGCGTCGGCTTCGACCAGGACACCCTGCGCGAGGCGGGCATCGAGGAGGCCGGTGCCTTCGCCGCCGTCTCCAGCGGTGACAACTCCAACATCATCTCCGCGCGCGTGGCCCGCGAGATGTTCGGCGTGCAGAACGTCGCCGCCCGCATCTACGACCCTCGCCGCGCCGAGGTCTACCAGCGCCTGGGCATCCCCACCGTGGCCACGGTCCGCTGGACCGCCGACCAGATGCTGCGCCGCCTGCTGCCCTCCGGGGCCGAGCCGCTGTGGCGCGACCCCACCGGCGGGGTGCAGCTCGCCGAGGTGCACGCCTCCCCGAAGTGGGTCGGTCACAAGATCAGCAGGCTCCAGGAGGAGACGGGCGTCCGGGTGGCGTTCCTGACCCGCCTGGGCGAGGCGATCCTGCCCACCTCGCAGACGGTGCTCCAGGAGGGCGACCTCGTGCACGTGATGATGTGGACGGACGACGTGGAGAAGGTCGAGGCGGCGTTCGCCGGTGGCCCGGAAGAGGAGAGCGGTCACTGATGAGGGTCGCCATTGCCGGGGCCGGTGCCGTCGGCCGCTCGATCGCGGGCGAACTGCTCGAGAACGGCCACGAGGTCCTGCTGATCGACAAGGCGCCGACCGCCATCTCGGTCGAGCGCGTCCCGCAGGCGGAGTGGCTGCTGGCCGACGCCTGTGAGATCACCTCCCTGGACGAGGCGGCGTTGCAGCGCTGCAACGTCGTGATCGCCGCGACCGGCGACGACAAGGTGAACCTGGTCGTCTCGCTGCTCGCCAAGACGGAGTACGGCGTTCCGCGCGTCGTGGCCCGCGTGAACAACCCCAAGAACGAGTGGCTGTTCAACGAGGCCTGGGGCGTCGACGTCGCCGTCTCCACCCCGCGCCTGATGTCCGCCCTGGTCGAGGAGGCGGTGAGCGTCGGCGACCTGGTCCGCCTGCTGCGCTTCAGCCACGGTGACGCCAACCTGGTGGAGCTGACCCTGCCGGAGGAGTCGGCCCTGGCCGGCACCCAGGTCGGCGACGTGGAGTGGCCGCAGGACACCTCCCTCGTCACGATCATCCGCGGCACCCGCGTGCTGACCCCCTCCGGGGAGGACTCCCTGGAACCGGGCGACGAACTTCTCTTCGTGGCCGCGCAGGCCCGGGAGGAGCAGCTGGAGGAACTGCTGTCGGTACGCCGGGAAGAGGCCTGAGCCTCTCCCACGGCAGGCGGCCGGCACAGCCGGTGGCCGGTCCGGCGGCAGGCGATGGTACGGCGGAGGGCGCCCCTGATGTCAGGGGCGCCCTCCGCCGTCGTAGGACCTCGCTCACGCCTCCCGGCGGTGCCGCCCGCCCGTGGGCTCGCCGCTCTCCGCGGCCAGAGCGGTCTCGCGCTCCTTCCGCGCCTTCTCGGCCTGCTCCTCGGCCTCCATCTCCGCGAAGACGTCGATGGGAGCCGGCGCCTTGGCGAGGAAGACCCAGGTCAGCCAGACCGCCAGGAGGAACGGCGGGATCTTCAGGGCGATCAGGATCCAGCCGAGCTGGGTGGTGTCGGCCCACCAGTACAGCGGGAAGAGGACCGCGCACTTGGCGAGCAGGATCAGGCCCCAGGCCCAACTGGCCTTGGCGTACGCCTTCTTGCGGCCCGGGTTGCGGGTGCGCCAGGAGAGGTTCTCCTTGAAGACCGGGCCGAGGATCAGGCCGATCAGGGGCACACCGGCGAGGGTCGTGACGATGTACGCCACCGCCAGGCCCAGGGTGTAGATCATGCCCGGGAGGTAGAAGTCCTTGGCGTTGCCGGTGAACATCGCGAACACGACGCCGAAGGCCACACCGAAGACACCGCTGAAGGCGTGCTTGACGGTGTCCCTCATGGCCAGCCGGACCACGACCAGCACCAGTGACACGACCAGCGCGGCGATCGCCGAGAGGTGCAGGTCCTTGTTGATCGTGAAGATCGTGACGAAGAGCAGGCCCGGCACGACCGTCTCGACCATGCCGCGCACACCGCCGAACGCCTCGAACAGCGCGGCCTCGGTCACCGCGCGGGCGTCGTCCGGGCGGGGGCCGCCCGGCTCGTGCACGTCCGACGGGGGCTGGTCGGTGTCTTCGGTCGGCTTGTCGAGGGACGTCACCGGCTACTCCCGTCCGAGGGGTCGCAGTTCGTATTTCGGGTTGAACAGCACCCGGCGGCCCCGGCTCATCGAGATCCGGCCCGATGCGATCAGCTTGCGCCCCGGTTCTATGCCCACGATGGAACGCCTGCCGAGCCACACCACGTCCAGCGCGGCCGAGCCGTCGAACAGCTCGGCCTCCAGGGCCGGGACGCCGGCACGCGGGCGCAGGGTGACCGTGCGCAAGGTACCAGTTACGGTGACGATCTGCCGGTCACGGCAGTCGCCGATCTTCGTGCAGCCCGCCGTCTCGGCGTCCTCGCGCAGCTCCTCGGACTCCAGGTCCTCCTGCGACGAGGAGAGCCGGTCGAGCATGCGCCGGAACCGGCCGGCCGGCTTTTCGGAACGAGGAACAGCACTCATACCTGAAGCGTACCGGGGTGTGACGGCAGGACCGTAGCGCAGCTCGCTTCCCCGCGACCGTCCCGCACGGCGGACCACCGACGCCTGGTTCCTCCGCAGCCTCACTTCTCGAACCGGTAGCCCATGCCCGGCTCAGTGATGAAGTGCTTCGGGTGCGAGGGGTCCGCCTCCAGCTTCCTGCGCAGTTGGGCCATGTACACCCGCAGATAGTTGGTCTCGGTGCCGTACGACGGCCCCCACACCTCCTGGAGCAGTTGTTTCTGGCCGACCAGGCGGCCGGTGTTGCGGACCAGCACCTCCAGCAGGTGCCACTCGGTGGGGGTGAGCCGGACGTCCCGGCCGCCGCGGTCGACCTTCTTGGCGGCCAGGTCGACGGTGAAGCCCTCGGTCTCCACGGTCGTCAGGTCGTCCTCGCCGGGGCCGGCCGGCTCGGCCCGGCGGACGGCGGCGCGCAGCCGGGCCAGCAGCTCGTCCATGCCGAAGGGCTTGGTGACGTAGTCGTCGGCGCCGGCGTCCAGCGCCTCCACCTTCTCGTCGGAGGAGTGCCGCGCGGAGAGCACCAGGATCGGCACGCGGGTCCAGCCGCGCAGGCCCCGGATCACCTCGACGCCGTCCATGTCGGGCAGGCCGAGGTCGAGGACGACGACGTCGGGGTGGCGGGAGGCGGCGAGTTCGAGGGCGGCCCTGCCGTCGGAGGCGGCGTCGACCTCGTACCTGCGCGCCTTGAGGTTGATCACGAGGGCGCGCACGATCTGCGGCTCGTCGTCGACCACGAGCACCCGGGTCGTCATAGGACCTGCCTTTCCGGTTCAGCGATGTCCGCGTCCGCCGCGGGCCGCGGACCCCCGTCGTCCGCGGTGCCCGGATCCTTGCCGTCCGGGCTCGCGTCGCAGGAGCGGGGGCGCGGGCCCGCCGCGCGCAGGGTCAGCACCATGGTGAGGCCGCCGCCCGGCGTGTCCTCGGCGTCGAGGGTGCCGCCCATGGCCTCGGCGAAGCCCCGGGCGACGGCGAGGCCGAGCCCGACGCCGGCGCCGCGCGGGGCGTCGCCGTAGCGTTGGAACGGCTCGAAGATACGGTCCTTGGCCTCGTCCGGCACACCCGGCCCCCGGTCCACCACCCGCACCTCCACGCGGTCGGCGAGGGCACTGGCGGCGACCAGGACGCGCCGCCCGGGCGGGCTGTACTTGACGGCGTTCTCCACGAGGTTGGCCACCGACCGCTCCAGCAGTCCGGGGTCGACGGCGACCATGGGCAGCGTCTCCGGCACGTCCAGTCCGACGCTGCCCTCGGGTACGCCCCCGAGCGCCATCGGCACGACCTCGTCGACGTCGATCTCCCGGATCAGCGGGGTGACCGTACCGGTCTGGAGCCGGGACATGTCGAGCAGGTTGCCGACGAGGTGGTCGAGGCGGTCCGCGCCCTCCTCGATGCCCGCGAGCAGCTCCGCCTCGTCCTCCTCGGACCAGGCCACGTCGTCCGAGCGCAGGGAGGACACGGCGGCCTTGATGCCGGCCAGCGGGGTGCGCAGGTCGTGGCTGACGGCCGCCAGCAGGGCGGTGCGGATGCGGTTGCCCTCGGCGAGCGTGCGGGCCCGGTCGGCCTCCTCCCGCAGGCGCCGGCGGTCCAGCACGACGGCCGCCTGGGCGGCGAAGGCGGCCAGTACCCGGCGGTCCTCGGCGGGCAGCACCCGGCCGGTGAGCGCGAGTGCCATGTGGTCGCCGACGGGCATGTCGACGTCGGCGTCCTCGGGGCGTTCCAGCGGCGGCCCGAAGCCGGCGCGGCCCGCACAGGTCCAGGGAGCGACATCGCCCTCGCGCTCCAGCAGGGCGGCCGACTCCATGGCGAAGGTCTCGCGGACCCGCTCCAGCAACTCCTCCAGGCCGGTCTCGCCGCGCAGCACGTTCCCGGCGAGGAAGGAGAGGATCTCGGACTCGGCGCGCAGCCGGGCTGCCTGATGGGTGCGCCGGGCGGCGAGGTCGACCACCGAGGCGACCGACATGCCGACGCCGAAGAAGATGGCGATGGCGACGATGTTCTTGGGGTCGGCGACGGTCAGCCGGTGCAGCGGCGGCGTGTAGAAGTAGTTCAGCAGCAGCGAGCCGAGGGCCGCCGCGGCGAGGGCGGGCAGCAGGCCGCCGAGCAGGGCCGCGGCGACGGTGACGGCCAGGAACAGCAGCATGTCGTTGGCGAGGCCGAGGTCGACGGTGTTCAGCAGCACCGCGAGGACGGCCGGGCCGGCCAGACCGACGGCCCAGCCCTGGACGACCCGGGTCCGCCCGAGCTGCCCGCCGCGTGTGACGGGCAGTCCCCGGCCCTTGGCGACCTCCTCGTGGGTGACGATGTGCACGTCCAGGTCGGCGCCGGAGTCCCGGGCGACGGTCGCGCCGACGCCGGGTCCGAAGACGTACTGCCAGGGCTTGCGGCGCGAGGAGCCCAGCACGATCTGGGTGGCGTTGACACCGCGCGCGAAGTCGAGCAGGGCGGCCGGTATGTCGTCGCCGACCACGTGGTGGAAGGTGCCGCCGAGGTCCTCCACGAGGGTGCGCTGGACGGCCAGCTCCTTGGGGGAGGCGGAGGTCAGGCCGTCACTGCGGGCGATGTAGACGGCGAGGACCTCGCCGCCGGCGCCCTTCTCGGCGAGCCGGACCGCCCGGCGGATGAGGGTGCGTCCCTCGGGGCCACCGGTCAGGCCCACCACGATCCGCTCCCGCGAGCCCCATATC contains:
- a CDS encoding AfsR/SARP family transcriptional regulator, yielding MEIQLLGPFGATIRGESIVPTAGKPRQILALLALHPGRILPVSTLMDELWGTEPPASALTTLQTYILQLRRRLGTALGPDALSTAKDVLATRHGGYVLQMEPACTDVRQYERLVASAQSAFEQNRDEEASATFSKALSLWEGPALVDVPVGPVLEIEVMRLEESRLVATERRIDADLRLGKHSRLIAELFDLISRHPQHEGLHSQVMVALYRSGRQASALSVYRDLRTRLIEELGVEPSPQLQRLHQAILTVDSRLDLLTDERRGSTFDLYAA
- a CDS encoding aromatic-ring-hydroxylating dioxygenase subunit beta; its protein translation is MTTQSTTARAAVRPRDAEAFGALYAQVQQFYAHQMQLLDFGECERWAATFTEDATFEVPTLPEPVVGRPALAAATGRTAAQLAASGTRHRHFIGMFDVSEQPDDTVRVRSYAIVYTSPAGGESQVHRVCVCDDVLVRVVGELRVASRVVTRDDLA
- the fabG gene encoding 3-oxoacyl-ACP reductase FabG translates to MTTVTNPVALVTGGTSGIGLAVARDLGRRGNRVFLCARDGDKVERTVKELREEGLEVAGAQADVRSADSVALLVRSVIDTFGPVNVLVNNAGRSGGGPTAGITDELWYDVIDTNLNSVFLVTRAALTTGGLADAGYGRIINIASTAGKQGVLLGAPYSASKHGVVGFTKALGKELAPAGITVNAVCPGYVETPMAERVRQGYAAAWGTTQDDVRQRFEAKIPLGRYSTPEEVAGLIGYLTTEHAASITAQALNVCGGLGNF
- a CDS encoding aromatase/cyclase, coding for MSAERVHHARHEINVAAPASVVYGIVSDAVTWPLYFPPNVHVEQLESDGQRERLRMWATANGRTTSWTSRRELDPEARRIEFRQEQSAAPVKSMGGTWIVEPRGAAASRLVLLHDFTVAGDSADDVAWVERATDTNSRAELGSLKKLAERWTRLGDLALSFEDSVRVDGPAEPVYEFLYRVRDWPDLVPHVSRLDVVEDESGVQVMSMDTRTADGSTHTTESVRVCFPHAGRIVYKQTVTPALMSAHIGEWQVVPDVSGVTVTSHHGVVLREENIPRVLGEGAGVAEARSYVREALGRNSTATLNLAKEYAEKYTEGATRSEISQIKLN
- a CDS encoding class I SAM-dependent RNA methyltransferase; translated protein: MQAEPSTSLVGEEYEVEIGPVAHGGHCIARTSEGQVLFVRHTLPGERVVARVTEGEQGARFLRADAVRIVEASKDRIEAPCPFAGPGRCGGCDWQHAKPGAQRRLKADVIAEQLQRLAGLTPEEAGWDGTVLPAEGDKLPAGQVPQWRTRVQYAVDADGNAGLRRHRSHEVEPIDHCMIAAAGVSELGIEERDWSGMASVEAIAATGSQDRMVILEPRPGARLPLVELDKPVSVMRVEENDGGIHRVHGRAFVRERADDHTYRVGSGGFWQVHPKAADTLVTAVMQGLMPRKGEMALDLYCGVGLFAGALADRLGEKGAVLGIESGKRAVEDARHNLAGFPRVRIEQGKVESVLPRTGITEADLIVLDPPRAGAGRNTVAHLATLGARRIAYVACDPAALARDLGYFREGGYRVRTLRAFDLFPMTSHVECVAILEPATKGV